A genomic stretch from Deltaproteobacteria bacterium includes:
- a CDS encoding DUF1566 domain-containing protein, which translates to MRLIRIAVMFGCVAMCAACACAGDDDKEEDKGDTWIDPATGFTWQVGRSPEELTWDDAVAYCDSLELGGGDLWRLPNIGELRTLIRGCPATETGGSCQIAADCLSDECESLDCDGCWEEEGPVGGCFAPSELDHVCGSFWSTSQLEGYGLMGYIFFGDAMVTFGSTETPRYARCLLTPW; encoded by the coding sequence ATGCGACTCATCCGAATTGCGGTGATGTTCGGTTGCGTGGCGATGTGCGCGGCGTGCGCGTGCGCGGGAGACGACGATAAGGAAGAGGACAAGGGCGACACGTGGATCGATCCCGCGACGGGCTTCACGTGGCAGGTCGGGCGCTCGCCCGAGGAGCTCACGTGGGATGATGCCGTGGCGTATTGCGACAGCCTCGAACTCGGCGGCGGCGACCTGTGGCGGCTTCCCAACATCGGCGAGCTTCGCACGTTGATCCGCGGCTGCCCGGCGACCGAAACGGGCGGCTCATGTCAGATCGCCGCCGATTGCCTGTCGGATGAATGCGAGAGCCTCGACTGTGACGGCTGTTGGGAGGAAGAAGGGCCCGTGGGCGGTTGCTTTGCTCCGTCGGAGCTCGACCACGTCTGCGGGAGCTTCTGGTCCACGTCGCAGCTCGAGGGTTACGGACTAATGGGGTACATCTTCTTCGGCGATGCGATGGTGACCTTCGGCAGCACCGA